In Populus trichocarpa isolate Nisqually-1 chromosome 7, P.trichocarpa_v4.1, whole genome shotgun sequence, the following proteins share a genomic window:
- the LOC18101202 gene encoding uncharacterized protein LOC18101202 isoform X4, which produces MFFHDAVYRRLVSLLRPWLQEEPEIELQLGFINSELTAKKLKFDVSALNNESESSRFQFKEVTVDHLSFRFSNWSSPACKIGIRGVNITLLAGEVKEEGSLRRARKLSEEKKKAVAGFDPEGSALHNVLERILLNPPSRNWFKTSLLNLLLKHCHLQISDTNLQVQFPDLNDAVVFLLELKDFNGESEHSDPGCLLRGVVGAVFKPLKVVSFVMDFRGFGFAYKMEDQINHISSFTDLLSCIKLNDLRVADFNIRVPKLSLLFSPLDLLVLSAFGKLSTKERKHVRSGRQLWKLAANRLGYVPSSPRLSLHKLVDFICLWLRYQNAYEYLLSLLGYSADNLLKKSVIKLSEDKMFLNSVKHNWGEISGIEKELPAEAIAQARRIARYRAVSNIQNGKNSFKESSMDKQVNVFSKILSVFIVIWNVMYKILLSILHCFFFIILFFQRPKLDWNPGNNSEDYSSRYCFLLNFGKILVTFSSTSKHKNVDERIESHTGISYSDIHSFSLSIHMLLLAYVDEVFEQSLSLSCGKLKVKSSSVMETAIVDRSVKNPFSSKKVRRKGSVDKLKTILMGKPAQVFLPSQTSETSVANPAEGTCNPYLQTLMGEMWLAWQKSSAGYKDNEIAYSETPWLLCEIKNCLMDPNLKRPVSGFWKCSLTAGKLNLALGYSSVLSLAILLGQIQHALNLNESTGRATVPLNFPPTIENQEEISWEDKYELYSNRLKLTFLRMLPEKHIELGVFVTGPCIEMTPRKVGLNSGDKDTNQDDFQLGFDIQNIEVVVWPTSKSDLALTGWSESDGAEPESHKLREPQIIEIPKPDNEKYASEGWISLGSYFKISGFDIYKGNSAEREQNQIFSMKPIAARLSFFREFVYTFSTTVIAFSTTFSVTASGFHIISYMDELYVLFQVVAGLLSTVSLSYAFRSFDISGFMPLQNFVRQNMVFNELENDEISAEGAALICNSTLVSTTGTFNFKSMDVILQNSRIDDKEGSSVKTYAAMSNQMAGHDLPDCGILISVHQTHAEVSLEEHKLKILCDLQGIQFVISRYPDHMLKSFDHSVVRNLLQQTEGGLYEIFLSDFTFTFWLGQPHNSLNNSVGKTSSSGNTSQTVDNAHLISECETSTAQSSRFTQKSDFATDITASSPSQWILVNVTLGIIFVAKGSLKNSLVGPNQFNKLTALLEVGRNLQTFSWGIKGGVLVLETAALTMFFRCVVSYLQRIKHLLSIISSSVKQAENAENEAQETLHMTRQTKWEWLEASTIDVSQFSLTLVVEDGSGGFQELVIEVDVHMKFESAILLRKFIFNLSRMVIFSQVHRNYVENENHGSHQSKMLNNLVASISAEKHENDHKSNQVWVGMGSISDFEMTISLSEIQMILSMVSSFSSASNKEIGSDLKRRRLSSNQEPDNCLKAMVPDGAIVAIQDVHQHLYFAVEERENKYSLFGVMHHSLVGEKALFRVKHHKQGMWKSSVLWFSLISLHAKNNVGEPLRLNYHSGSGFVGISSANDSGWSLWRILPCEPESYNSDIDWEPYNKLVKDTFYLVNKKSDSAVAFVDGVPLFVKKPGHPFKFKVCNQFPWTHEDAGRISGQCRSLPCLQIKIDHVSVTIVHELLDTRDRFPLLRGCISNTELNLQILYYKTRVMSTSIALLDYFDAQKNLWRELVHPLEICTFYRSVFHIQDSETVQHGAPVHFYCRSKELDISLTELSLDVLLFVIGKLQLAGPFSSRSSMILSNSCKVENQTGLSLICHFYNKKSVTIARKQSASVSLSQILANQPPESKSLVTIQLSDLGSFATSSLDISILETRVLAWRTSIVSLQDSRTYPGPFVVVETSRKSEDGLSISVSPLIRIHNETEFSMELCFRRSQQDEDVFAPILLKKGSSVDDSMKVFEAIGSSGGLKKALMSFTVGNFLFSFRPEITDDLINSKSPLSAEWSDELKGGKAVFLSGIFDKLSYKVRKALSVDTIKCSFSTAACTLKSGDAHATNLHFLIQSIGRDVPIIQPDKSSGSSDMTSAVALQEQKEIFILPTVRVSNLLHSEIHVLLTEKGLCTTVGSDSFGKQAAIPRGSTVDFYANPAILYFTVTLTAFSMSCKPVNSGDWVKKLLKNKNKVHFLDIDLEFGGGKYFASLRLSRGYRGILEVSVFTQYSLKNDTEFSLFMFAPHQKPLSRDEVRRFGSTIPPDLGLFSPPNSIRSWFLKSHKTRLKLLEDSASEALLDLDALSGLTEISLDKEEGSGEKSIVKFGVSVGPSSSSVMVPSQIVTMVPRHVVFNESEEHITVRQYYLEDEVTSLVHINSKQRTALKLWNGISERKEFSLFENFIRKHRNDIDTSLVYIQFRLNDPESSWSGPVCIVSLGRFFIKFRKQSNQDQALDNSAFEFAAIHVVEEGSTVGVHFHKPPNVTLPYRIENHLHDLSLTFCQKDSSEREILGSGCSAYYVWDDLTLPRKLVVLINDLQREINLDKVRAWKPFFKSTKLRGLASHSFLHKESRDQKSYFDNLNSMDIMKVGYEVYAEGTTRVLRICEFLDSHKRDRLSQLRAKIQVRVFHFAIHFLEHEKKDVDEVVDLTYTPLIVARLGNISVDSVFTDLKKFNRISVQSLNVDQKWLGSPFAAMLRRHQSDYSDSNASVLEFVLVLLSTSSNVRQVEYSSMILQPIDLNLDEETLMRIASFWRTSLSDSSTPSRQHYFDHFEIHPVKIITNFLPGDTYSSYNSAQETLRSLLHSVVKVPPIKNMVVELNGVLVTHALITMHELFIRCAQHYSWYAMRAIYIAKGSPLLPPAFASIFDDLASSSLDVYFDPSRGLIKIPGFNLGAFKFLSKCINARGFSGTKRYFGDLEKTLRTVGSNMVFAAATEISDSVLKGAETNGFDGMASGFHQGILKLAMEPSLLGTALKGGGPDRKVQLDRNPGIDELYVEGYLQAMLDTTYRQEYLRVRVIDDQVFLKNLPPNSALIDEIMDRVKGFLISKGLLKGDPSTSYRPLRHLQGESEWKIGPTVWTLCEHLVVSFAIRMLRKQTGKFVAKINLKKEPESDDGKAIVPADSREQEKKGKFIWKRGIRSFVFSGILAYIDGRLCRSIPNPLARRIVSGFLFSFLDKNDSG; this is translated from the exons ATGTTCTTCCACGACGCCGTTTACCGGCGACTGGTGTCATTATTGCGGCCGTGGTTGCAAGAAGAACCGGAAATTGAACTCCAATTAGGGTTTATCAACTCTGAATTGACCGCAAAGAAGTTAAAATTCGATGTCTCTGCTCTCAATAATGAATCCGAATCCTCTCGGTTTCAATTTAAAGAAGTCACCGTTGATCACTTGAGTTTTCGCTTCTCCAATTGGTCTTCCCCTGCTTGCAAAATTGGAATTCGCGGTGTCAATATCACTCTTTTAGCTGG ggAAGTGAAGGAGGAGGGGAGTTTGAGAAGGGCGAGGAAATTGAGTGAGGAAAAGAAGAAGGCGGTTGCCGGGTTTGATCCTGAG GGTAGTGCCTTGCATAATGTGCTGGAGAGGATCTTGCTTAACCCACCTTCAAGGAATTGGTTTAAAACCTCTCTGTTGAATCTTCTTCTCAAACATTGCCACTTACAGATTTCCGATACTAATCTGCAAGTGCAGTTTCCCGACTTGAATGACGCTgtagtttttttgttggaaCTAAAGGATTTTAATGGAGAATCTGAGCACTCTGACCCTGGGTGTCTTTTAAGAGGGGTTGTTGGTGCAGTTTTTAAACCTCTAAAAGTGGTTTCTTTTGTTATGGATTTTAGAGGTTTTGGGTTTGCCTATAAGATGGAAGATCAGATAAACCACATTTCTTCTTTCACAGATCTGCTTTCTTGCATTAAATTAAATGACCTTCGGGTGGCAGACTTTAATATCCGTGTTCCAAAATTAAGTCTGTTGTTTTCTCCACTTGATCTCCTTGTTTTGTCAGCTTTTGGTAAACTATCAACGAAAGAACGAAAACATGTCAGAAGTGGTAGACAACTATGGAAACTAGCTGCAAACAGATTAGGATATGTCCCTTCCTCTCCCAGATTATCATTGCATAAATTAGTTGATTTCATTTGCCTCTGGCTACGTTATCAAAATGCATATGAGTATTTGCTGTCTCTGCTAGGATATTCTGCTGACAACTTATTAAAGAAGTCTGTTATTAAGTTGTCTGAGGACAAAATGTTTCTGAATTCTGTCAAACACAATTGGGGGGAGATTTCTGGCATAGAGAAGGAGTTGCCAGCCGAAGCTATTGCCCAGGCACGACGGATAGCACGATACAGAGCAGTCTCAAACATTCAAAATGGTAAAAATAGTTTCAAAGAATCTTCAATGGATAAACAAGTCaatgttttctccaagatcctTTCAGTATTCATAGTCATTTGGAATGTTATGTACAAGATTTTGCTCTCAATTTtacattgtttcttttttattatacttttctTTCAACGACCAAAACTTGATTGGAATCCGGGAAACAATTCTGAAGATTACAGCTCCCGATATTGCTTCCTGCTAAACTTTGGAAAGATTTTagttactttttcttcaacaagCAAGCACAAGAATGTTGATGAAAGAATAGAGTCCCATACAGGGATTTCATATTCTGATATACACTCATTCAGTCTATCGATTCATATGCTGTTACTTGCATATGTTGATGAAGTTTTTGAACAGTCTTTGTCTCTTTCCTGTGGGAAGCTGAAGGTTAAGTCCTCTTCTGTTATGGAGACTGCAATTGTGGATAGGAGTGTAAAGAATCCTTTTAGTTCAAAAAAAGTACGTCGGAAAGGGAgtgttgataaattaaaaactatcctGATGGGTAAGCCTGCACAAGTATTTCTTCCTTCACAAACTAGTGAAACCAGTGTTGCAAATCCAGCTGAAGGAACCTGTAATCCATATTTGCAGACACTTATGGGAGAAATGTGGTTGGCTTGGCAAAAATCTTCTGCGGGATATAAGGATAACGAGATTGCATATTCTGAAACTCCATGGCTTCTTTGTGAGATTAAAAACTGTTTGATGGATCCAAACCTGAAGAGACCAGTTTCTGGGTTTTGGAAATGCAGTTTGACAGCCGGGAAATTAAATTTAGCTTTGGGGTATTCATCAGTATTGTCATTGGCTATACTGCTTGGCCAGATACAGCATGCTCTAAATTTGAATGAGAGCACTGGGAGGGCAACTGTACCTCTGAATTTTCCTCCAACCATTGAAAATCAGGAAGAAATTAGTTGGGAAGATAAATATGAGTTGTATTCTAATAGACTGAAGTTGACTTTTCTTAGAATGCTTCCGGAGAAACATATTGAACTTGGAGTTTTTGTAACTGGTCCTTGTATTGAAATGACACCGAGAAAGGTTGGACTTAACAGTGGGGATAAAGACACGAATCAGGATGATTTTCAACTTGGTTTTGATATCCAAAATATTGAGGTTGTTGTATGGCCAACCTCAAAATCAGATTTGGCATTAACTGGATGGTCAGAATCTGATGGTGCAGAACCAGAGAGCCACAAATTGCGAGAGCCTCAGATAATTGAAATTCCTAAACCAGATAATGAAAAGTATGCATCTGAGGGATGGATTTCACTTGGTTCTTACTTCAAGATTAGTGGTTTCGATATTTACAAGGGGAATTCAGCAGAAAGagaacaaaaccaaatcttttCAATGAAGCCAATAGCTGCTCGGTTATCATTCTTCAG GGAGTTTGTATATACGTTTAGCACGACTGTCATTGCTTTCTCAACAACTTTCTCTGTGACGGCTTCAGGATTTCATATTATATCATATATGGATGAGTTGTATGTTCTCTTTCAG GTGGTTGCAGGTTTGCTTTCAACAGTTTCGCTTTCATATGCTTTTAGGAGCTTTGATATAAGTGGTTTTATGCCTCTTCAAAACTTTGTGAGGCAAAATATGGTGTTCAATGAACttgagaatgatgaaattagtgCTGAAGGAGCAGCTTTGATTTGTAATAGCACTTTGGTCTCAACTACTGGAACCTTCAACTTCAAGTCGATGGATGTAATTCTTCAGAATTCTAGGATAGATGATAAGGAGGGAAGTTCTGTAAAAACATATGCTGCTATGAGCAACCAAATGGCTGGGCATGATTTGCCTGATTGTGGAATTTTGATTTCTGTTCATCAAACTCACGCAGAGGTATCTTTGGAAGAGCACAAATTGAAAATTCTCTGTGATTTGCAAGGAATTCAGTTTGTAATTTCTAGATATCCGGATCACATGCTAAAAAGTTTTGATCACTCTGTAGTTAGAAACTTGCTGCAGCAAACTGAGGGTGgattatatgaaatatttcttTCTGATTTCACATTTACATTTTGGCTGGGTCAACCTCACAATAGTTTGAATAACTCGGTTGGTAAAACTTCTTCAAGTGGTAATACATCACAAACAGTGGACAATGCCCATTTGATCAGTGAGTGTGAAACATCAACTGCTCAATCCTCTAGATTCACTCAGAAGTCAGATTTTGCTACAGATATTACAGCTTCATCCCCAAGTCAATGGATTCTCGTAAATGTTACACTTGGTATAATTTTTGTGGCTAAGGGCTCATTAAAGAATTCTCTGGTTGGGCCAAATCAATTCAATAAGCTTACTGCATTGCTTGAAGTTGGGAGAAATCTTCAGACATTCTCTTGGGGAATAAAG GGTGGCGTTCTTGTCCTTGAAACAGCAGcattaacaatgttttttcGGTGTGTTGTTTCATATCTCCAACGTATAAAACATCTCTTATCAATCATTAGTTCTTCTGTTAAACAAGCTGAAAATGCTGAAAATGAGGCCCAAGAGACGCTACATATGACCCGACAAACCAAATGGGAATGGCTTGAAGCTTCCACCATAGACGTGTCTCAGTTTTCTCTTACTCTTGTTGTTGAAGATGGCTCTG GAGGTTTTCAGGAACTTGTGATTGAGGTTGATGTCCATATGAAGTTCGAATCTGCAATTCTGCTGAGGAAATTCATATTTAACCTTTCCAGGATGGTGATCTTTTCTCAAGTTCATAGAAATTATgtagaaaatgaaaatcatggAAGTCATCAGAGCAAAATGTTGAATAATTTAGTTGCCTCTATATCAGCTGAAAAGCATGAGAATGATCATAAATCAAATCAGGTTTGGGTTGGCATGGGTTCTATTTCAGATTTTGAAATGACAATATCCTTGTCTGAAATACAG ATGATTTTATCCATGGTTTCATCCTTCTCCTCTGCATCCAACAAAGAGATAGGCAGTGACCTGAAACGAAGGCGATTGTCCAGTAACCAAGAACCTGACAACTGTTTGAAAGCTATGGTTCCTGATG GAGCAATTGTGGCAATTCAAGATGTGCATCAACACTTGTACTTTGCTGTTGAAGAAAGGGAAAATAAGTATAGTTTGTTTGGTGTTATGCATCATTCACTTGTAGGGGAGAAGGCACTTTTTAGg GTCAAGCACCATAAGCAAGGAATGTGGAAGTCATCAGTTCTGTGGTTTTCCTTGATATCATTGCATGCTAAGAACAATGTTGGCGAACCATTGCGATTGAACTATCATTCTGGATCAGGTTTTGTTGGGATCTCCAGTGCTAATGATAGTGGTTGGTCACTCTGGAGGATACTTCCTTGTGAGCCTGAAAGCTACAACAgtgatattgattgggagccaTACAATAAGTTGGTTAAAGATACTTTTTACCTGGTAAATAAGAAGAGTGACTCAGCTGTTGCATTTGTTGATGGAGTTCCGTTGTTTGTTAAAAAGCCTGGACACCCTTTCAAGTTTAAAGTATGTAATCAGTTTCCTTGGACGCATGAGGATGCAGGCAGAATTTCTGGGCAGTGCAGAAGTCTCCCTTGccttcaaattaaaattgaccATGTTTCTGTGACCATTGTCCATGAACTTTTAGATACAAGGGACAGGTTTCCACTTCTTCGTGGCTGCATCAGTAATACCGAACTTAATCTCCAGATTCTATATTATAAAACCAGAGTTATGAGCACATCAATTGCTTTGCTTGATTACTTTGATGCCCAAAAAAATTTGTG GAGAGAACTTGTTCACCCTCTTGAAATATGTACATTCTATCGTTCAGTTTTCCACATTCAGGATTCAGAAACTGTTCAGCATGGAGCACCAGTTCATTTCTATTGCCGAAGTAAAGAG TTGGACATATCCCTAACTGAGCTCTCCTTGGACGTACTTCTTTTTGTGATTGGGAAATTACAATTGGCTGGTCCATTTTCATCGAGGAGCTCCATGATTTTGTCCAACAGCTGCAAG GTGGAAAACCAAACAGGTTTGAGCCTTATTTGTCACTTCTACAACAAGAAAAGTGTTACAATAGCCAGAAAACAGTCTGCTTCTGTTTCTTTAAG CCAAATATTGGCAAATCAACCTCCAGAAAGCAAGTCACTTGTTACAATTCAGCTTTCTGATCTTGGATCTTTTGCTACTTCCTCACTTGATATTTCTATCCTAGAAACTCGAGTGCTTGCTTGGAGAACATCTATAGTGTCACTTCAAG ATTCAAGAACTTACCCTGGGCCATTTGTAGTGGTTGAGACTTCAAGGAAATCCGAG GATGGTTTGTCAATTTCGGTTTCTCCTTTAATAAGAATTCATAATGAAACTGAATTCTCCATGGAACTATGTTTTCGACGTTCTCAACAAGATGAAGATGTGTTCGCTCCAATTTTACTGAAGAAGGGGTCTTCTGTTGATGATTCCATGAAAGTGTTTGAGGCTATAGGTTCATCTGGTGGATTAAAGAAGGCATTAATGTCTTTCACTGTTG GAaacttcttattttcttttagacCTGAAATCACAGATGATTTGATAAATTCTAAGAGTCCTCTTTCAGCAGAATGGTCAGACGAGCTTAAAGGGGGAaaggctgttttcctttctGGAATTTTCGATAAACTAAGCTACAAAGTCCGCAAGGCATTGTCCGTTGATACAATTAAATGTTCCTTTAGCACTGCTGCTTGTACCCTAAAATCTGGAGACGCGCATGCTACTAACCtgcattttcttattcaaagCATTGGAAGAGATGTGCCTATCATACAGCCTGATAAGTCTAGTGGTAGTTCTGATATGACTTCAGCTGTTGCATTACAGGAGCAGAAGGAAATTTTTATACTTCCTACTGTAAGGGTGTCCAATTTACTGCACTCTGAGATACATGTGCTTTTGACTGAGAAGg GTCTATGTACTACTGTTGGTAGTGACAGTTTTGGGAAGCAGGCAGCCATACCACGTGGATCAACAGTTGACTTTTATGCTAATCCTGctatattatattttactgTTACCTTAACTGCTTTTAGTATGAGCTGCAAACCAGTGAACAGTGGTGATTGGGTCAAGAAGTTacttaagaacaaaaataaagtgCACTTTCTGGACATTGATCTGGAGTTTGGTGGTGGAAAGTATTTTGCATCACTAAGATTGTCACGTGGGTACAGGGGCATATTAGAG GTTTCTGTCTTTACACAATATTCCTTGAAGAACGACACTGAATTTTCACTCTTTATGTTTGCACCACATCAGAAGCCTCTGTCTAG GGATGAGGTCAGGAGATTCGGTTCCACCATTCCTCCTGATTTGGGATTATTTTCTCCTCCTAACTCAATAAGATCATGGTTTTTAAA ATCACACAAGACGCGGCTTAAATTGTTAGAGGACTCTGCATCTGAGGCACTGTTAGACTTGGATGCTCTGTCTGGCCTCACTGAGATAAGCTTGGACAAAGAAGAAGGGTCTGGAGAGAAAAGCATTGTGAAGTTTGGGGTTTCTGTGGGACCCTCTTCGAGTAGTGTGATGGTCCCATCACAGATAGTGACTATGGTCCCAAGACATGTTGTATTTAACGAGTCAGAAGAACATATCACTGTCCGTCAGTATTATTTGGAG GATGAAGTGACAAGCCTTGTCCACATTAACAGTAAACAGAGAACAGCACTAAAGCTTTGGAATGGAATTAGCGAGAGGAAAGAATTCAGTTTATTCGAGAATTTCATCAGGAAGCATAGAAATGATATCGATACTTCTTTAGTATATATCCAGTTTCGGCTGAATGACCCTGAATCTAGCTGGTCAGGGCCAGTATGCATTGTTTCATTAGGACGGTTTTTCATAAAATTCAGGAAACAATCAAATCAAGATCAAGCATTAGACAACAGTGCATTCGAATTTGCTGCTATTCATGTGGTTGAAGAAGGTTCTACTGTTGGTGTACACTTCCACAAACCACCAAATGTTACTCTACCATATCGGATTGAGAATCACTTGCATGATTTATCTCTCACTTTCTGTCAAAAG GATTCatcagagagagagattctTGGATCTGGCTGTAGTGCTTATTATGTCTGGGATGATTTGACTCTTCCGCGTAAACTGGTTGTTTTAATCAATG aTCTTCAACGTGAGATAAACTTGGATAAGGTACGGGCGTGGAAACCTTTTTTCAAATCGACAAAACTTCGAGGATTGGCATCTCATTCTTTTTTGCACAAAGAGTCCAGAGACCAGAAAAGCTACTTTGATAATTTAAACAGCATGGATATTATGAAGGTGGGGTATGAAGTATATGCTGAGGGTACCACACGAGTTTTAAGAATTTGCGAGTTTTTGGATAGTCACAAGAGAGATAGATTGTCTCAGTTACGTGCCAAGATCCAAGTGAGAGTGTTTCATTTTGCAATCCACTTTCTTGAGCATGAAAAAAAG GATGTTGATGAGGTTGTGGATCTCACTTATACGCCACTTATAGTTGCAAGGCTTGGAAATATCAGTGTGGACTCAGTGTTCACTGATCTGAAGAAATTTAACCGGATCAGTGTGCAG TCATTAAATGTGGATCAGAAGTGGTTAGGTTCTCCTTTTGCGGCAATGCTTCGCAGACATCAATCAGACTACAGTGACTCAAATGCTTCTGTACTCGAATTTGTCCTTGTCCTACTTTCAACCAGCTCCAATGTTAGGCAAGTTGAATACTCATCCATGATTCTGCAG CCAATTGATTTGAATCTTGATGAGGAAACTTTAATGAGAATTGCCTCATTTTGGCGTACGTCTCTCAGTGACAGCAGTACTCCAAGTCGACAACATTACTTTGATCATTTTGAGATCCATCCAGTGAAG ATTATTACTAATTTTCTTCCCGGGGACACGTATTCAAGTTATAATTCAGCACAGGAGACCCTAAGGTCCTTACTGCATAGTGTAGTAAAG GTTCCTCccataaaaaatatggttgttGAACTCAATGGGGTACTGGTTACTCATGCTTTAATAACCATGCATGAATTGTTTATCAGATGTGCACAGCATTATTCATG GTATGCAATGAGGGCTATCTATATTGCAAAAGGAAGCCCTTTGCTTCCGCCAGCTTTTGCATCCATATTTGATGATTTGGCTTCGTCTTCTCTCGACGTCTATTTTGATCCTTCACGTGGGTTGATTAAGATTCCAGGTTTCAATTTAG GTGCATTCAAATTCCTCAGTAAATGTATCAATGCTAGAGGGTTCTCGGGGACAAAACGCTACTTTGGTGACCTGGAAAAAACT TTGAGAACAGTGGGATCCAATATGGTGTTTGCTGCTGCCACTGAAATATCAGACTCTGTTCTGAAGGGAGCAGAAACAAATGGTTTTGATGGAATG GCTAGTGGTTTCCACCAAGGGATTCTGAAATTGGCTATGGAACCATCACTACTGGGGACTGCTTTAAAAGGCGGCGGCCCAGATAGAAAGGTGCAGCTTGATCGAAATCCAGGCATTGATGAG TTGTATGTCGAAGGATACTTGCAAGCAATGTTGGATACAACGTACAGACAAGAGTATCTTAGAGTCAGAGTGATTGATGATCAG GTTTTCCTTAAAAACCTACCCCCGAATAGTGCCCTCATAGATGAGATCATGGATCGTGTGAAGGGATTCCTGATAAGCAAAGGATTGCTGAAAGGTGATCCTTCAACATCTTATCGCCCCTTGCGTCATCTTCAAGGAGAGAGT GAATGGAAAATTGGACCAACAGTGTGGACATTGTGTGAACATCTTGTTGTGAGCTTTGCAATCCGCATGCTGAGAAAGCAAACTGGAAAATTCGTGGCcaagattaatttgaaaaaagaaccAGAAAGCGATGATGGCAAAGCAATTGTCCCTGCAGACTCCCGTGAACAGGAGAAGAAGGGGAAGTTTATATGGAAACGGGGCATTCGTAGCTTTGTGTTTTCAGGCATTCTTGCATATATTGATGGAAGGCTATGTCGTTCTATTCCTAACCCTTTAGCACGACGAATTGTCAGTGGCTTTTTGTTCAGCTTTTTGGACAAAAACGATAGTGGATAG